Sequence from the Methanobrevibacter arboriphilus genome:
TATTGGAGATATTGTTGTTGTGGAAGAAGGAGATAAGATTCCTGCAGACCTTATGATGATTGAAACATCTGATTTAAAGATAGATGAATCTTCTCTTACTGGAGAATCTTTACCTGTACTTAAAGACAGTAATAGTGATATCAGCTATAAAGGTAGTGGTGTTGAAGGTAATGAAGATGCTATTTTAAATATTGATAAAGGGTCTCATGATGAAAATGTAAGAAAGAGATTTTCTTATATGGATTCTAATGTTATCTCTGGTAGAGGTATGGGTATTGTAATAGCTATTGGTATGAATACTTCTATTGGTAAAATAGCTGAAATGATTCAGGATGAAGATACAAAAACACCATTACAAGAGAAAATAGCTAATTTAAGTAAAACACTAGGGCTTATAGCTGTTGTTGTTTGTGTACTTGTTTTTGCTTTACAATTTTTCCAAGGGCATGATCTTGTTTCAACATTCATGACTGCTGTTTCCTTAGCTGTTGCTGCTGTACCTGAAGGTCTTCCAGCCATTTTAACACTTACTCTTGCATTAGGAATGCAACAAATGGCTAAGTCTAATGCTGTTGTTAGAAAGCTTTTAGCTGTTGAGACTCTTGGGTCTTGTACTGTTGTTTGTACTGATAAAACTGGAACTCTTACCTTAAACAAGATGACTGTAAGGGATGCAAAGTTTACTAATGAGAAAAAAGCACTTGAAATTTGTGCTTTGTGTAATAATTCAAGTATTAAGGATGGAAAAATAATTGGAGATCCAACTGATGCAGCAATAATGTTGTATGGTGAAGATAATGGATATTTAAAATCTGATCTTGAAAATAATTATCCAAGAATTAAAGAAATCCCATTGGATAGTGTTAGAAAAAGAATGACTACTATTCATGAAAGAAGAGATAATAATGTTAATAATACTAATGTTTCAGATATAATCACCGATAATAATTTGTATGTTTTTAGTAAAGGTGCTCCAGAAATCATTTTAAGCTTATGTAAATATGTAGATAATGATGGAACTATTGAAATTCTTGATGATGAAACTAAGGAAACTATTAGTAATAATATCAAGGGGATGACAAGTTCAGCCCTTAGAGTTTTAGCACTTGCTTATAAAAAAGTTGAAAAAAATAATAATTATAAAGTTAGTGATAAAGATATTGATCTTGGTAATGATAGTATTAACAACTTAATTGAAGATCCTGATGAGGTTGAAAAAGACCTTATATTTGTTGGTTTAGCTGGAATGATGGATCCTCCAAGACAAGAAGCTAAAGATGCAGTCGCATCATGTAAAACAGCTGGAATAAAAGTTGTAATGATTACAGGAGATCATCAATCTACAGCATCATCAATCGCACGAGAAATTGGGATTTTCACTGATGGAAAAGTTTTAACTGGTGCAGAACTTGATAAACTTGATGAAAATCAGTTTATGGATGTAGTACAAGATGTTCAAGTATATGCTAGAGTATATCCAGAACAAAAAGTTAGAATTGTTGAAGCTCTTCAAAAACATAAGAATGTTGTTTCAATGACTGGTGATGGGGTGAATGATGCTCCTGCACTTAAAAAAGCTTCAATTGGAGTAGCTATGGGAAGTGGAACTGATGTTTCAAAAGAATCATCTGATATGATTATTCAAGATGATAACTTTGCAACTATTGTTCAAGCTATTAAAGAAGGAAGGAAAATATTCGATAATATAAAACGTTTTGTTAAGTTCCAAGTTTCAACAAATGTTGGAGCTATCTTAACAATTGTTTCTGCATCTTTACTTAGCTTACCAATCCCATTCAACCCTATTCAGATTCTTTGGATAAACATTATAATGGATGGACCTCCTGCTCAATCACTTGGTACAGAAGGTGCTGAAGAGAATATAATGAATAGAGCACCAGAAAAAGGAAACATATTAAACAAAAACACCCTCACTAGGATAATTATTGCAGGTGTTGTAATGGCCGTTGGTACTTTAGCTCTTTATTTCTATGAATTGAGTTCTACTGATGGAAATATAAAAATAGCAACTACTGTTGCTTTTACAGTATTTGTAATGTATCAACTATTCAATGCAATCAACAATAGGGCAAATTCAAATGAGAAAAATAACTTTTTCTGGATAGCTATTTCAATTTCATTTTTATTACAACTCTTAGTAATTTATTTACCTTATTTACAAGGAATTTTCAGAACAACTGCAATAGGTATTATCGAATGGATACTAATTGTAATTGTAGCTGCCACCATTCTTGTTTCTGAGAAAATTTTGAATAGATTTATGACTAAAAATTAATATATATATAATAGGAATGTTTAATTTATGGGGAATATAATGAATAATAATTCATATAGGCTAAGAATTTTTTTAATGGGTGGAACAAAAGATTCTATTAATATAATTAAATTTCTAAGACATGAATATTCTTCTAAATATTCTCCTTATATTTTAACTACAACTACTACTGATTATGGTGCTAAATTAGCTAAAGATGCAGGTTCGAATCAGGTAATAGGTAAGCCTTTACCTAAAGAAGAAATACTTAATATTATCACTGATCTTAATAGTAATAATAACAAGAATACAGATAGTAATATTATTAATAATAACTTTAATAATAGTAATATTATTAATAATAAAAATAATACTAATACTATCAATATCAATAATAACATTAATAATAATAAGTATACTGATATTAATAATAAAAATAATGCTAGTAGTGATATTAATAATAGTAATATAAATAATAATTTTAATAATACTAATAATATTCATAATAATTTTAATGTTTTTATTGATGCAACTCACCCATTTGCATCTAATGTTACATCAACTGCAATAGAGTGTTCTAAAATAGCTAAGATTCCTTACATACGTTTTGAAAGGCCCGATGTTGATTATTCAGAATTTAAGGATTCAATAATATTTGTTGATTCTTTTGAAGAAACAGGAAAATTACTCTCTAATGATTTCAAATCTAAAAATATCCTTCATTTAGCAGGTGTAAATACTATTGAAACAGTTTTAAAATATGGTAAACTAGACTTAAAAAACTTTTTTGTAAGAGTTCTTCCAGTTAAATCTTCTATTGAAAAATGTAACTTTCTTGGAATTAATGGTGAGAATATAATAGCAATGCAGGGAGTGTTTTCAAAAGAGTTTAATAAATCATTAATGAAAGAATTAGATGTTGATGTTATTATTACTAAAGAAAGTGGTGAAATTGGTGGTGCTCCTTCAAAAATAGAAGCTGCACATGAACTAGGAATTGATGTTATATTAGTAAACAGACCTAAGATTAATAATTTAGATTCTAAAAATATTGTGAA
This genomic interval carries:
- the cobK gene encoding precorrin-6A reductase, coding for MNNNSYRLRIFLMGGTKDSINIIKFLRHEYSSKYSPYILTTTTTDYGAKLAKDAGSNQVIGKPLPKEEILNIITDLNSNNNKNTDSNIINNNFNNSNIINNKNNTNTININNNINNNKYTDINNKNNASSDINNSNINNNFNNTNNIHNNFNVFIDATHPFASNVTSTAIECSKIAKIPYIRFERPDVDYSEFKDSIIFVDSFEETGKLLSNDFKSKNILHLAGVNTIETVLKYGKLDLKNFFVRVLPVKSSIEKCNFLGINGENIIAMQGVFSKEFNKSLMKELDVDVIITKESGEIGGAPSKIEAAHELGIDVILVNRPKINNLDSKNIVNNLSELKIFLDSL
- a CDS encoding cation-translocating P-type ATPase encodes the protein MTSLDKIFKKYETGANGLTHDEANIRLAKYGKNELEEDEKDHPIKLFFMQFVDILIALLIVAAIAAFFVGEVVDSIVILIVVILNAVIGFIQEYRAEKAMEKLKSLVSTEAVVKRDGEFEKISGTELTIGDIVVVEEGDKIPADLMMIETSDLKIDESSLTGESLPVLKDSNSDISYKGSGVEGNEDAILNIDKGSHDENVRKRFSYMDSNVISGRGMGIVIAIGMNTSIGKIAEMIQDEDTKTPLQEKIANLSKTLGLIAVVVCVLVFALQFFQGHDLVSTFMTAVSLAVAAVPEGLPAILTLTLALGMQQMAKSNAVVRKLLAVETLGSCTVVCTDKTGTLTLNKMTVRDAKFTNEKKALEICALCNNSSIKDGKIIGDPTDAAIMLYGEDNGYLKSDLENNYPRIKEIPLDSVRKRMTTIHERRDNNVNNTNVSDIITDNNLYVFSKGAPEIILSLCKYVDNDGTIEILDDETKETISNNIKGMTSSALRVLALAYKKVEKNNNYKVSDKDIDLGNDSINNLIEDPDEVEKDLIFVGLAGMMDPPRQEAKDAVASCKTAGIKVVMITGDHQSTASSIAREIGIFTDGKVLTGAELDKLDENQFMDVVQDVQVYARVYPEQKVRIVEALQKHKNVVSMTGDGVNDAPALKKASIGVAMGSGTDVSKESSDMIIQDDNFATIVQAIKEGRKIFDNIKRFVKFQVSTNVGAILTIVSASLLSLPIPFNPIQILWINIIMDGPPAQSLGTEGAEENIMNRAPEKGNILNKNTLTRIIIAGVVMAVGTLALYFYELSSTDGNIKIATTVAFTVFVMYQLFNAINNRANSNEKNNFFWIAISISFLLQLLVIYLPYLQGIFRTTAIGIIEWILIVIVAATILVSEKILNRFMTKN